The window GCGAAAAAGGACCGGTGAACGGTCGAGAGGTGGGAGGAAATCCGGGCTTACTTGGTGGGCGACTTCTCGATGAGGTCCAATATGACCAGTGACCATGAAAGATCACGCTTGTTCTCATCAGTGATCTCGTCGAGAATCCATTCCTTGAGCGGCTTGATGGCGAGTCTCAGGTTGGCAGGGCCCAAATCGTGGATGGCGTATGCCGCCTCCAGCGTTTCGATGCAAAGGTGGTCAAAGACATGGTCGTGAGTGCCCATGTGATGGGCGAGGATGGCGCGCACCTTGAGAATGCCGAACACGATGGCTTCGACTTCGCGGTAGTCGCGACCCCATATCTCGCCTCCGGAGATTTCCGGACGCGGCGGTCTTGAACTGCCGATATCTTTCTCTTGCTGGCTTTGCCGGAATGACTCCAGCGCCACAACGCTTCCCATACCTTCTCCTTTGCCCAAGGCGGGCATCTCTCTTTTCGGCAGAAACCGTAAAGAGCTTAAGGGGGCAATCCGCATGTCTTGTGGCCCAAAAAGAGAAGAAGCCTCCATGCCGGGGAGGCCTCTTCCAAGGAGTGAATAAGGTAAAGTCAGTCAGTTCCTAATCCATTTATTACATGGAATTACTGTTTCGGCAACCTATCGGTAAACATTTCTTATGGGATGGTGCGTAATGCCCCTAGTTTCCTGTGTGGTTGAGCATAAAAAAAGGGGCCGGGTTTCCCCGGCCCCTTTGGCTTTTGTTTTCTAGATGACGCGATGGACAGGATCCACGGCCCAGAACTGGACCTGGAATGCATCTTCCATTGCCGCCTTGAGGCGATTGAGTTCCGGCTTCTCCATGTCACGGATGCGGATGTATACGTCCTTCATTCCTTCGGTCAGAGAGACGTTGCGGGTCATGATGGACATGATACGCGCACCGTGTTCCTTGAGCATATCCAGAACCGGGGACAGAGAACCTGCCTCGGTGGAAATCTGCAGGCAGACCTGGGTGCCGCCCTCATAAATACCGGAGATTTCGACGAGCACCTTGAAGACGTCGGTGTCGGTGATGATGCCGACAACCACGTTGTTCTCATCGACGACCGGCAGGCTGCCAAAGTGGCCTTCCAGCATCAGAACTGCCGCCTTTTCAACGGTTTCGTCAGAGCGGATGGTGACGACCTTCTTGGTCATGATGTCCTGAATCTTGATCTCGGACAGCAGGTAGTAGAGCTCGTGCATATCCAGTGTCGTGGCCTTGGACGGCGAGGCGTCCTTGATGTCACGATCCGAAACGATGCCGACGATCTTTCCTTCTTCGTCGACGATGGGCAGGCAGCTGACGATCTTGTCCTTCATCAGCTTGGAAGCCTTCATCATGGAGCGATCCGGGGTGAGGGTGATGACATCCTTGGTCATCCAATTCGCAACTAACATAAGAACATCCTCCTGGTGATATCCCGCATCAGGCGGGTTGAATTCGTGGTCCTTCAGTTCTCACATAACGATAACGACCGGTTTTGGCTAGTGTTGTCGGGCGTAAACCCGGTCGTTTGTATAAAAAAATGTGGTGGTAGTGTGGGTCGGAACCGTAAGCAAATGGCAGACCCTTGTTTTTTTGCGTCCATGACAGTAATCAGAGGTTGGAATTTTCCATTGACGGATAATGCAACTCGACGGAGCTCTTCCAGTGAAACGACCCGCATGGGCCTTTAACTTACTTCTTGCTCTGACCATGGTGCTGGTGGCCTGTGGCCCGGCAGACGAGGGCAGTGGTTCTCGTTCGGGCACTCCCGGTGTCACCAACGATTCCATTGTGCTTGGCTCTTCGCTGGCCCTGACCGGCCACGCCGGGTACCTCGGCACCCAGACCCTTCAAGGGGCTGAGGCCTACCTTCGTTATATTAATGACCATGGCGGTGTGCATGGCCGAAAGATCAGGATCAAGGCCGTGGATGATTCTTATGATCCGCCGCGTTGCCTCGCCAATACGCAAAAATTCATCATAGATAACGACGTGCTGGCTCTGTTCAGCTACGTGGGAACCCCCACCACGGTGAAGGTGCTCCCCCTGCTGGAAGAGGCACATGTCCCCCTTATCGGCATGTTCACCGGGGCCAATCGGCTGCGAGAACCTCCCAACCGGTACGTGGTCAACATCCGCGCCTCCTATTATCAGGAAACCCACACGGCTGTGACCAACATGATCACCGAACTCGGTATCCGCAAGATCGCGGTCTTCTACCAGTACGACGCCTACGGCTTTGACGGTCTCATCGGTACCGAGCTGGCGCTCAAGGAGTATGGCCTCGAGCCAGTGGCGCGTGGGTCTTACATTCGCGGCACGTTGGATATCACCGAAGCGGTTGAAAAAATAAGCAAATCCGGTGCGGAAGCCGTGGTCATGATTGGCACGTACGGCGCGTGTGCCCGTTTTATCAACCTTGCCCGTGATGAAGACTACAACCCGATTTTTTACAACGTCTCCTTTGTCGGAGCAGAAGAGTTGGCCCGACGCGTTGGTGGTGGCAACGCCACGGTGCTCATGTCGCAGGTGGTTCCGCCGCCTGTGGATGACGGCACCGACAGCGCCGCCTCGCAATACGTGCAGTTGATGAATAAATATTTCCCGGGCGAAAGCCCCAGCTTTGTCGGCTTGGAAGGCTTCCTGAATGCACGCATCCTCGTGGAAGGACTGAAGAAGGCCGGACGCAAGTTGACGCGAGAGCGACTGGTGGACGCCATTGAGTCAATCCGCAACTACAAGCTCGGCCCGGGCATGTTCATCACCTATGGCAAGCATGATCGTCAGGGCTTGGATCAGGTCTACTTTACCCGGTTGCAGAAGGGGCGGTTTGTGCCCTTCACCGATTGGAAGACCCTTGAGAAGATGCGGGGGAGCCACTAATGAGCCTTCGCGAAGAATTCATACATTGGTACACCTACTCGGGATTGCGAGAGAAACTGCTCCTCTCCATGCTGGCGGCCGTTCTGTTTATCAGTGTGGCTGTGGCATTGATTTCCCGTTATATTCTGGTGAGTTCGCTGACGCACGAACTGGAAATGCGCGGTAAGGCCATTGCTCATTCCGTGGCCGAGCGCGGCGGTTCGTACATTTTGGATAACGACATCCCCAAGCTGCTGACTCTCATTTTTGATGAGGCCAAGCTGCATCAGCGGCGCTATCTGGTGTCCTACATATTTATCGAAAACTCCGAAGGGGAGTTGCTGGCCCATACGCTGACCCGAAAGCTCCCCGAAGTGCTTCTTTCGGACGAGATCACCGATAGCGATGGCGATGCCGTGCAGCTGATAACGGTAAATGGTCAGGATATTTACGACATCTCTGCGCCCATTAACGAGGGACTGTACCGGATTGGTACAGTGCATGTGGGGTTGGACAAGATTCACATCGACTCCCTTGTGGGCAAGCTCCGCGTGGCATTCCTCGGCTTCATCTCGCTGGTGGTGCTCATCACGATTTTCTTCTCGTCATGGCTGACGCGGTACATCACCAAGCCCATTGTGGACCTGACGCGCCTCTCCGATGAGATCAGCCGCGGCAACTTTGATATCCCCCTCAAGTTGGCTGACGAGAATTGGGATACGGCCAATTGTCCCGCCTTTACCAACACGGATCTGCCATGCTGGCACTTTGACGAGACCGCAGGCAAGGACCCGGCAGAGGTGCACCGCAAGTGCGCCAGCTGTGCCTTTTACCGCAAGCATGAAGGGGACGAAGTGGTCCAGCTGAGTGACTCGTTCCGCAACATGGTCTGGTCCATCAAGCTGTATCGCCGCCGCCTGCGCGAATCCGAAGAAAAGTACCGCTCCCTGTTCGATTCCGGGCCGGATCCGATCTTTGTTGTGGATTGCGAGACGTCCCAGATCAGCGACGCCAATCCGCGTACCGTGGAGTTGTACGGCTATTCCAAGGATGAGCTTATCGGCATGGATTTCATCTCCTTGGGGCCGGATCACAACAGCGACTGTATGCGCTACTTCAATGAGGGCGGCGGGGGCTGCGTCTATTTCCCCAAACTGCTTCATTACCGCAACGGATATGAGCCGTTCTTTGTGAACATGCACGCCTGTCCCATCTCCTACCGGGGACGTCACTCCATCATCATCGCTGTGACCGACATTACCGAGCTCATGGAGAAGGATGCCCAGCTTATTCAGGCTGGTAAGATGAAGTCGCTCGGTGAGATGTCGGCCGGTGTTGCCCACGAGATCAACCAGCCCCTTAACGCCATCAAGATGGGTAGCGAATACCTGGGCATGATGCGTGAGGGTGGAATGGAAGTGCCCAAGGAGCAATTCCTTGAGGTGGTCAGCGAAATCTCCACGCAGGTGGACCGCGCCGCCGAGATTATCAACACGCTCCGTTCGTTTGGTCGCAAGTCCGACCTCATCGAAGAGCAGGTGGATCTGAATCAGCCGGTTCGTGCGGTGCTCTCCATTTTGCGTCGCCAGTTCGAGCTGGATAACATCCGTTTCGAGTTGAAACTGGCCGATGATTTGCCCACAGTCACAGCGCACTCCAACAGAATACAACAAGTCATTTTTAACTTGGTGGCCAACGCTCGCGATGCTATCGACGACTGCTCGTGTCCGACCGACTCCAATGCCGACCGCCGCATCATCATCCGCAGCGGTTCTGATGAAGGTCTGGCCTTTGTCGAGGTGGAGGATACTGGTTGCGGTATCGACAAGGAAGACCAGCATAAGGTCTTTGAGCCGTTCTACACCACCAAGGAAGCAGGTCACGGGATGGGACTGGGACTTGCCATCACGTACGGTATCGTAAAAGATTACGGCGGAGACATCCGCATCAACAGCGAAAAAGAAAAAGGGACCGTGTTCCGGATGCAATTCCCTGCATCGGGCGCGCGAGGAGGTTCCACCATATGACGGACAAGGAAATCATTCTGGTTATCGATGACGAGCAACCCACGCTCAAGATGTTCTCATTGCTGCTTACCGCCTACGGCTACGAGGTGATAACCGCTGAGAATGGTCAGATGGGACTCGATATCTTCAAGGAGAAACGGCCCTCTGTGGTGCTCACAGACATCAAGATGCCCATCATGGACGGCATTGAGGTGCTCAAGGAGATCAAGAAGGTGGATTCCCACGCCGAGGTCATTGTCATCACCGGACACGGCGATATGGACCTCGCCATTCAGGCTCTCAATCTCGACGCCACGGACTTCATCAACAAGCCTGTGCAGCGCGAGGCCCTTGAGCAGGCGTTGAGTCGTGCGGCCGAGCGTCTCGCCATTGCCAAGACCGAGGGCAGTCAGGTGACGGTTGAGGAGCTCCCCGAGTCCGCCATGATCGGCGTGCGCGGCAATGTGACCGCCAATACCATGCCGCACCTCACCGAAGCGTTTGAGACCGCCAAGGCTATGAACAAGTCCGCGATCCTCATCGATTTCGAGGAGAATGCCTCCATCAATGGCGCAGGCATCACTGGATTGATGAACATGCTTCAGTTTAATCGTGATGCTGGTGTTCGCGTTGTTCTTTCCGGACTTTCCACCAACTTCAGGACTGTTTTCGAGATGGTCGGGATTACGAAGCTGGCGGATTGGTTGGAGCCGGAGGGGAAGGATCATTAGGGTTCTTGTTGGTTAAGAGAATTTAGGAAGGCCGCCCTTTTGGGGCGGCTTTTTTATTTGGGAAGTTTGAAAGCAGGAGAGGATGTCGGCCTGCGGCCTCTTTTTTATTTATTAGATCCCTGCCGGGGGGCCGCCTTCGCGGCGGGCGGTCCATTTTTTGGCTGAGCCGCCCCAAAAAATAGACGAAAAAAGCGCGGCTTTTGCGTGCTCTCCGCCTCGTGAGTTCTCGCCGAGAATCTGATCCAAATAGAATGCCTTGGGATGTTCTACGCGACTTGTCGCTGTGGAGATGTGTGCTGTCTTCGACGGCATTCGATTTGGTCAGTTTCTATGGCTCATGCTCAAGGGCTGGTGTTGGTCGTTGTCTGGTGAGATGGTAGTTGCGCTAGCGCGATAGGTAGTGCTGTTAATCACCCCGCGATAAAAGTCGGCGGCATCCCTGAAAAGAACAAGCGAAGCGTAAGTTCGTTCAGAGATGCCGCCGACTTTTATCGCCTATGGGATTCCAAAGGCCCTCGGCCTTTGGGCCCAGCTGGCAAGCTGCCCCGCCGGCGAGGCGACTGCCGGTAGGCAGACATTGCCTTCCTTCCTGCTTTGACCTAGGCTACGCGCCTATGTCTTCGCCCCGTGAAATATTGCAGTCGGTCTTTGGTTTCGACAACTTTATCGGCTTGCAGGAATCGATCATCGACAACGCTGTTCAAGGCGGAGATTCTTTGGTGCTGATGCCTACGGGTGGCGGCAAATCCCTGTGCTATCAAATCCCTTCCATATTGCGCCCGGGCGTGGGTATCTGCATCTCTCCGCTGATCGCGCTGATGCAGGATCAGGTGCAGGGGCTGACCCAGATGGGCGTTCGCGCGGCCTGCCTGAACTCGTCACTGGATCAGCATGAGGCGTGGGACGTTCAGCAACGGCTGGAAACGGGGCAGCTGGATATCCTGTATATCGCCCCGGAGCGGCTATTCAAACCGGGCTTTCTCGATTTTCTGGCGCGATGCCACCCGTGTTTGTTCGCCATTGACGAGGCGCATTGCGTATCGCAATGGGGCCACGACTTCCGGCCGGAATACATGCAGCTATCCGTGCTCAAGGAGCGGTTCCCGCAGGTGCCGCGACTGGCCCTGACGGCCACGGCGGACAAGCCGACCCAGCGGGATATCGTCAACAACCTGCATCTGGAACAGGCGCAGGTGTTTGCCACCGGATTTGATCGGCCCAACATTACTTACACGGTGCTGCCCAAGAACAACGGCCAGAAGATGCTGCTTCGGTTCATTCAGGACAACCATCCGGGTGACGCAGGCATTGTCTACCGCATCAGCCGAAAGAAGGTCGAACAGACCGCCGAATTTCTTCAGAAGCAGGGCATCACCGCCTTGCCGTATCATGCAGGATTGTCCGCCTCTGAGCGGTTTCACAATCAGGACCGGTTCATGCGTGAAGAGGGCGTGGTCATGGTGGCCACCGTCGCTTTCGGCATGGGTGTGGATAAGCCCAACGTGCGCTTTGTCTGCCATCTGGAACCGCCCAAATCACTGGAAGCCTACCATCAGGAGACGGGACGTGGTGGACGTGACGGCCTGCCAGCCTCGGCGTGGATGTGCTTCGGCATGCAGGATATCGCTATTCTGCGCTCCATGATCGATTCGGGCGAGGCCAATGATCAGCGCAAGCGGGTCGAGGCGGCCAAGCTCGGCTCCATGTTTGCGTTTCTCGAGACAGCCACCTGTCGTCGACAGGCATTGCTCGGCTATTTTGGCGAGCATATTGAGCCGTGCGGTAACTGCGACAACTGTCTTACGCCGGTGGAGACCTGGGACGGTACCGTGGCTGCCCAGAAGGCGCTCTCCAATATTTTCCGAACCGAGCAGCGGTTCGGCGTCAACTATCTCGCGCAGGTGATAGTGGGCAAGGAGACCGACCGTATCCGCTCCTTCAATCACGATCAGATATCCACCTTTGGCATCGGCTCCGAGCTCAATCAGGAGCAGTGGAAGTCCGTGTACCGCCAGCTCCTCGCCAACGGCCTCTGCTCTGTGGACATGGAGCGCTTCAACGCCCTGACCCTCAACGAGCGGTCCTGGCCGGTATTGCGCGGCGAACAGGAAGTGCGATTGCGTCAGGACCCTGTGCTCCCCCGACGCTCCAAGAAGAAGACCAAGGCCGTGCGTCTTGCTGCTTCCGATGTGCTCAATAACTGGGAGGCCGAAAAGCTCTTCGATGAGTTGCGCGAACTGCGCCTTTCCATTGCCGAGGAGCAGGAAGTGCCGCCTTACGCCATCTTCCCGGACAAGACGCTGCTGGAGCTCGTGCAGTACCGCCCGAAGGATCTCGAATCCTTTGGCTGCATGTCCGGCGTCGGCGCGGTCAAACTCGACCGGTTCGGTTCCGCCTTCCTCACCCGGTTGCAGCAGCATGAGGATGAACACGGCAGGCCCGGCAATATCCCCGACATCCCCGAGGATCGTCTCGCCAAGCTGGAGCGCAAGAAAAAGCGCAACGAATCCCTCTCCGACACAGCCCGCAAGTCCCTCGAACTCTTCCGCGATCTCCGCGACATCGAAGCCGTGGCTAAGGCCCGCGATCTCAAAGTCGCCTCCATCTGGCGGCATCTCTCGCAGGCGGCGCAGCATCGAGAGATCGACTACCGGGAGGTGCTCGGCATGTCCGACACCGAAGTCCGGTCCATCCGCGATACTCTCGCCCATTACAAGCAGCGCGGCATCGTCGCCCTCGCGCCTGTCTTCGAGGCCCTCGAAGGAAAGTACTCCTACGAAGTCATCCGCCTGATCCGCGCCTGCGCCCGGTAATAGTCCTTCTCCCTGCCGTTTCCATGGGGCTGGCGGCGGCTGTGCTGGTCTGTTATGATATAGAGTAGTCCGATAGACGTCGTGTCTTGAGAGACTGATTCATGGCAGAAAGGGCAGATGGAGCTAAAGGCGGCACCATGCTTTCACCAGCCACGACACTGATTACTCTGGGGTTGTTGTTCCTTGGCGGCCTCGCGACCGACTATATCGGGCGGCATACGTTTTTGCCCCGGGTGTCGGCGCTGATCATCTTCGGTTTTTTGATAGGCCCGTCGGTTCTTGATATTCTTCCTGAAATCTCTGCGGTTTGGTTCCCGTATATCACCGACATGATCTTGGTCATGGTCGGCTTCCTGCTTGGTAGCTCGCTTACGGTGGAAGGCTTCAAAACCACTGGCCGGAGTGTTCTCTCAATCTCATTGAGCGTCGTCATCGTGACCACGGCGCTGGTCAGCTTCGGGTTGTGGCTGATCGATGTGCCATTGCCCTTTGCCCTATTGTGCGGTGGCATTGCTTCGGCAACCGACCCTGCGGCCACAATGGATGTGGTTCACGAGCTGAAGCTCAAGGATCGGCCCTCACGGATATTGTTGCGCATTGTGGCGATAGATGATGCCTGGGGACTGGTCATGTTCAGCCTCCTGCTTGTGGGCGTGCAGTTCCTGAACGGCGAAGGCGGTGCTGTTCCCATTGTTCTTGATGCCCTTTGGGAGATTGGCGGTGCCGTGGCCATCGGTATTGCCTTGGGCTTGCCCATGAGCTTTCTCACAGGCCGCCTGCGTCCGGGTGAGCCAACTCTGGTCGAAGCTGTCGGCATGGTTATGCTTTGT of the Pseudodesulfovibrio sp. zrk46 genome contains:
- a CDS encoding CBS and ACT domain-containing protein, which encodes MLVANWMTKDVITLTPDRSMMKASKLMKDKIVSCLPIVDEEGKIVGIVSDRDIKDASPSKATTLDMHELYYLLSEIKIQDIMTKKVVTIRSDETVEKAAVLMLEGHFGSLPVVDENNVVVGIITDTDVFKVLVEISGIYEGGTQVCLQISTEAGSLSPVLDMLKEHGARIMSIMTRNVSLTEGMKDVYIRIRDMEKPELNRLKAAMEDAFQVQFWAVDPVHRVI
- a CDS encoding cation:proton antiporter, which codes for MAERADGAKGGTMLSPATTLITLGLLFLGGLATDYIGRHTFLPRVSALIIFGFLIGPSVLDILPEISAVWFPYITDMILVMVGFLLGSSLTVEGFKTTGRSVLSISLSVVIVTTALVSFGLWLIDVPLPFALLCGGIASATDPAATMDVVHELKLKDRPSRILLRIVAIDDAWGLVMFSLLLVGVQFLNGEGGAVPIVLDALWEIGGAVAIGIALGLPMSFLTGRLRPGEPTLVEAVGMVMLCGGIALWLEVSHLLTSMTLGVVVANTAKHHARPFHAIEGIEWPFMVLFFIFAGASIQLEYVPHASPVILAYILLRFLGRILGAKVGGRMAGSGSRVENWMGMAMMPQAGVALGMALVAAHRYQEFDSIVTIVVTTTAFFELVGPACVRFALQHMRSPEEP
- a CDS encoding ATP-binding protein, which gives rise to MSLREEFIHWYTYSGLREKLLLSMLAAVLFISVAVALISRYILVSSLTHELEMRGKAIAHSVAERGGSYILDNDIPKLLTLIFDEAKLHQRRYLVSYIFIENSEGELLAHTLTRKLPEVLLSDEITDSDGDAVQLITVNGQDIYDISAPINEGLYRIGTVHVGLDKIHIDSLVGKLRVAFLGFISLVVLITIFFSSWLTRYITKPIVDLTRLSDEISRGNFDIPLKLADENWDTANCPAFTNTDLPCWHFDETAGKDPAEVHRKCASCAFYRKHEGDEVVQLSDSFRNMVWSIKLYRRRLRESEEKYRSLFDSGPDPIFVVDCETSQISDANPRTVELYGYSKDELIGMDFISLGPDHNSDCMRYFNEGGGGCVYFPKLLHYRNGYEPFFVNMHACPISYRGRHSIIIAVTDITELMEKDAQLIQAGKMKSLGEMSAGVAHEINQPLNAIKMGSEYLGMMREGGMEVPKEQFLEVVSEISTQVDRAAEIINTLRSFGRKSDLIEEQVDLNQPVRAVLSILRRQFELDNIRFELKLADDLPTVTAHSNRIQQVIFNLVANARDAIDDCSCPTDSNADRRIIIRSGSDEGLAFVEVEDTGCGIDKEDQHKVFEPFYTTKEAGHGMGLGLAITYGIVKDYGGDIRINSEKEKGTVFRMQFPASGARGGSTI
- the recQ gene encoding DNA helicase RecQ, yielding MSSPREILQSVFGFDNFIGLQESIIDNAVQGGDSLVLMPTGGGKSLCYQIPSILRPGVGICISPLIALMQDQVQGLTQMGVRAACLNSSLDQHEAWDVQQRLETGQLDILYIAPERLFKPGFLDFLARCHPCLFAIDEAHCVSQWGHDFRPEYMQLSVLKERFPQVPRLALTATADKPTQRDIVNNLHLEQAQVFATGFDRPNITYTVLPKNNGQKMLLRFIQDNHPGDAGIVYRISRKKVEQTAEFLQKQGITALPYHAGLSASERFHNQDRFMREEGVVMVATVAFGMGVDKPNVRFVCHLEPPKSLEAYHQETGRGGRDGLPASAWMCFGMQDIAILRSMIDSGEANDQRKRVEAAKLGSMFAFLETATCRRQALLGYFGEHIEPCGNCDNCLTPVETWDGTVAAQKALSNIFRTEQRFGVNYLAQVIVGKETDRIRSFNHDQISTFGIGSELNQEQWKSVYRQLLANGLCSVDMERFNALTLNERSWPVLRGEQEVRLRQDPVLPRRSKKKTKAVRLAASDVLNNWEAEKLFDELRELRLSIAEEQEVPPYAIFPDKTLLELVQYRPKDLESFGCMSGVGAVKLDRFGSAFLTRLQQHEDEHGRPGNIPDIPEDRLAKLERKKKRNESLSDTARKSLELFRDLRDIEAVAKARDLKVASIWRHLSQAAQHREIDYREVLGMSDTEVRSIRDTLAHYKQRGIVALAPVFEALEGKYSYEVIRLIRACAR
- a CDS encoding ABC transporter substrate-binding protein, with product MVLVACGPADEGSGSRSGTPGVTNDSIVLGSSLALTGHAGYLGTQTLQGAEAYLRYINDHGGVHGRKIRIKAVDDSYDPPRCLANTQKFIIDNDVLALFSYVGTPTTVKVLPLLEEAHVPLIGMFTGANRLREPPNRYVVNIRASYYQETHTAVTNMITELGIRKIAVFYQYDAYGFDGLIGTELALKEYGLEPVARGSYIRGTLDITEAVEKISKSGAEAVVMIGTYGACARFINLARDEDYNPIFYNVSFVGAEELARRVGGGNATVLMSQVVPPPVDDGTDSAASQYVQLMNKYFPGESPSFVGLEGFLNARILVEGLKKAGRKLTRERLVDAIESIRNYKLGPGMFITYGKHDRQGLDQVYFTRLQKGRFVPFTDWKTLEKMRGSH
- a CDS encoding response regulator — its product is MTDKEIILVIDDEQPTLKMFSLLLTAYGYEVITAENGQMGLDIFKEKRPSVVLTDIKMPIMDGIEVLKEIKKVDSHAEVIVITGHGDMDLAIQALNLDATDFINKPVQREALEQALSRAAERLAIAKTEGSQVTVEELPESAMIGVRGNVTANTMPHLTEAFETAKAMNKSAILIDFEENASINGAGITGLMNMLQFNRDAGVRVVLSGLSTNFRTVFEMVGITKLADWLEPEGKDH